In Vibrio celticus, one genomic interval encodes:
- a CDS encoding flagellar basal body-associated protein FliL codes for MHKRYVAQIFLAITLLFSASSFAEEESAAKLAYFTLEPDLTTNFYTKGKKLGYIQVRLDIMVANSNDLAAIEHHQPLIRDAVIELLGKQNEETIKSLSGREDLRKSLVEHLNKILLPETGKTLIADLLFTKYLYQ; via the coding sequence ATGCACAAACGTTATGTAGCCCAAATATTTCTTGCGATTACCCTACTCTTTTCAGCATCAAGTTTCGCTGAAGAGGAGTCGGCAGCTAAACTCGCCTACTTCACGCTAGAGCCAGACCTGACCACCAATTTTTACACTAAAGGTAAAAAACTGGGCTACATTCAGGTTCGCCTCGACATCATGGTGGCAAATAGTAACGACTTGGCCGCTATTGAGCATCACCAACCACTGATTCGTGATGCAGTGATTGAATTACTTGGCAAACAAAACGAAGAAACCATTAAGTCTCTATCTGGCCGTGAAGACTTGAGAAAATCCTTAGTTGAGCACCTCAACAAGATTTTGCTTCCAGAGACAGGTAAAACCCTGATTGCTGATTTACTGTTTACCAAATACCTTTATCAGTAA
- a CDS encoding chorismate lyase, whose product MNQPISLYLNSLMNVDWQSTETFDFPNETTKEWLMEQGSLSRKLGKCCQHLSVELLHNQVVERSMLQQDEEHLLSSFDCLLRKVILKGDDEPWVLGRTLIPRVTLEDHQHSDLSQQGNVPLGLTVFSAENVERDALQVGWVIAGDERLFARRSRLWMNHKPMLVAELFLPTSPIYSKESV is encoded by the coding sequence ATGAATCAGCCAATATCGCTGTATCTTAATTCGTTAATGAATGTAGATTGGCAAAGTACAGAAACATTTGATTTTCCTAATGAAACCACCAAAGAGTGGCTGATGGAGCAAGGCTCTCTTTCCCGCAAGTTGGGGAAGTGCTGTCAGCACCTGTCTGTTGAGTTGCTTCATAATCAAGTTGTAGAACGCTCAATGCTGCAACAAGACGAGGAACATCTTTTATCATCGTTTGATTGCTTACTGCGTAAAGTGATTTTAAAGGGTGATGACGAACCGTGGGTGTTAGGTCGAACCTTGATTCCCCGAGTCACATTAGAAGATCATCAGCACTCAGACCTTTCTCAACAAGGTAATGTCCCGCTTGGATTGACCGTTTTCAGTGCTGAGAACGTGGAGCGAGATGCGCTGCAAGTCGGTTGGGTTATTGCAGGCGATGAGCGATTATTCGCGCGTCGTTCTCGATTATGGATGAACCATAAACCGATGCTTGTGGCTGAACTGTTTTTACCAACATCACCCATTTACTCTAAGGAGAGTGTGTAA
- the ubiA gene encoding 4-hydroxybenzoate octaprenyltransferase encodes MLATKAKAYWQLTRMNRPIGTLLLLWPTLWSLIIAAQGMPDFDVLVVFVLGVVLMRSAGCVINDFADRKVDGHVKRTKQRPLPSGLVSSKEAILLFLVLAVVSFLLVLTMNPLTIKLSFIGVGLAFIYPFMKRFTHLPQLFLGLAFSWAIPMAWAAQTNELPSIVWFIFVINALWTIAYDTQYAMVDRDDDLKIGIKSTAILFGRFDKLIVGSLQLVTLAMLIALGMHYQLGDTFYWALLVAGSLFVYQQHLMRHRDRDLCFQAFLNNNYVGMAVTVGLFITFW; translated from the coding sequence ATGCTTGCCACCAAAGCGAAGGCGTATTGGCAATTAACGCGAATGAATCGCCCGATTGGTACCCTGTTACTCCTTTGGCCGACCTTGTGGTCACTGATTATCGCCGCACAAGGTATGCCTGATTTTGATGTCTTGGTTGTTTTTGTACTCGGCGTGGTGTTGATGCGTTCAGCTGGCTGTGTGATCAATGACTTTGCGGATCGTAAAGTAGATGGTCATGTTAAACGTACCAAGCAGCGTCCATTACCCTCAGGTTTGGTTTCCAGTAAGGAAGCGATTCTGCTCTTTTTAGTGCTAGCCGTAGTTTCATTCTTGCTGGTACTCACCATGAATCCACTGACCATTAAGCTCTCATTTATTGGTGTGGGTCTGGCGTTCATTTACCCTTTCATGAAGCGTTTTACGCATCTTCCACAGTTGTTTCTTGGCTTAGCGTTTAGTTGGGCGATACCAATGGCTTGGGCGGCACAAACCAATGAACTGCCAAGCATTGTGTGGTTTATCTTCGTGATTAACGCGTTGTGGACGATTGCTTACGACACGCAATATGCGATGGTTGACCGAGATGATGACTTGAAGATTGGTATTAAATCGACGGCTATTTTATTTGGTCGCTTCGATAAACTGATTGTTGGCTCTTTGCAACTCGTCACCCTAGCGATGCTGATTGCGTTAGGCATGCATTACCAACTAGGAGATACCTTCTATTGGGCATTGTTGGTAGCGGGCAGCTTGTTTGTGTATCAACAACACCTGATGCGCCACCGTGATCGAGACCTATGCTTCCAAGCCTTTCTCAATAATAACTATGTTGGAATGGCAGTGACCGTGGGCTTGTTCATTACCTTCTGGTAA